Proteins encoded in a region of the Deltaproteobacteria bacterium genome:
- the frr gene encoding ribosome recycling factor, whose translation MFKKEAFIAEVKSKMEKSIEALRKDLSRIRTGRASLTLLDGVRVNYYGVPTPLSQVASLSVPESRTISIQPWDPKIIGEIEKAIQKSDLGLTPLSDGKIVRINIPSLTEERRKELVKVVKRMEEECKVAMRNIRRDANEQLKTAKKDKNLSEDDQFKYQEEIQKLMDKSIEKAEEVVKAKEKEILEV comes from the coding sequence ATGTTTAAAAAAGAGGCTTTTATAGCGGAAGTGAAGTCGAAAATGGAAAAGTCTATTGAGGCCTTGCGCAAAGACTTGAGCCGCATACGTACGGGCCGGGCCTCCCTTACTCTACTTGACGGCGTCCGGGTCAATTATTACGGCGTTCCCACGCCTCTTTCTCAGGTCGCCTCCCTGTCAGTTCCTGAAAGCCGAACGATTTCCATCCAACCCTGGGACCCTAAAATTATCGGAGAAATTGAAAAAGCTATCCAAAAATCGGACCTGGGCCTTACTCCTCTCAGTGACGGAAAAATCGTGCGCATTAATATCCCCTCTCTCACCGAAGAACGACGCAAGGAACTGGTCAAAGTTGTAAAGCGCATGGAAGAGGAATGTAAAGTGGCCATGCGCAATATCCGCCGGGATGCCAACGAACAGCTAAAAACAGCGAAAAAAGACAAAAATCTCTCCGAAGACGACCAGTTTAAATATCAGGAAGAAATCCAGAAGCTCATGGATAAATCTATCGAGAAAGCCGAAGAGGTTGTCAAGGCTAAGGAAAAAGAGATCCTGGAAGTTTGA
- a CDS encoding isoprenyl transferase, whose product MHRLVKEKLPRHLAIIMDGNGRWAEQRLLDRVAGHRQGAESVRTVVRACREIGIAYLTLFAFSAENWSRPQPEVEAIMTLLKDYLVTELREMLDNNIRLLAIGDLSRLPKEVVSALNETMKLTAAATGMTLTLALSYGGRDDIIQAIRRITANSRDGNLTPEDIDEALFSKYLWTASLPDPDLLIRTSGEVRISNFFLWQLAYTEIYVTPNLWPDFKKEDLIQALLSYQDRERRFGLTSEQIKIGDR is encoded by the coding sequence ATGCATCGGTTAGTGAAGGAAAAACTCCCCCGCCATCTGGCGATCATCATGGATGGAAACGGCCGCTGGGCTGAGCAACGGTTATTAGACCGGGTGGCTGGCCACCGGCAGGGAGCCGAATCCGTGCGGACCGTCGTCCGAGCATGCCGGGAAATCGGCATTGCCTATCTGACCCTATTTGCTTTTTCAGCGGAAAACTGGAGCCGCCCCCAACCGGAGGTAGAAGCAATCATGACCCTTCTTAAGGATTACTTGGTCACGGAACTCCGGGAGATGTTGGATAACAACATCCGTCTTTTGGCCATCGGCGACCTCTCCCGCCTGCCCAAAGAAGTGGTCAGCGCCCTCAACGAAACGATGAAGCTGACGGCTGCGGCTACGGGAATGACGTTGACCTTGGCCTTGAGCTATGGCGGACGAGATGACATCATCCAGGCCATCCGCCGGATCACGGCCAATTCCCGGGACGGCAACCTGACCCCCGAAGACATCGACGAGGCGCTTTTTTCCAAATACCTTTGGACGGCCAGCCTTCCTGACCCTGATTTACTCATCCGCACCAGCGGAGAGGTTCGCATCAGCAACTTTTTCCTTTGGCAGCTCGCGTACACGGAAATCTATGTGACGCCCAACCTCTGGCCGGACTTCAAAAAGGAGGATCTAATCCAGGCTTTGTTAAGTTACCAGGATCGAGAACGTAGGTTTGGCCTGACCAGTGAACAGATCAAAATAGGGGATCGATGA
- the pyrH gene encoding UMP kinase — translation MKTSPKPFFRRILLKLSGEALMGDQEYGISPAVVQKIAVEVKELNLLGVQVAIVIGGGNIYRGVAASTAGMDRASADHMGMLATVINSLALQDALERAGIFTRVMSAIEMHQIAEPYIRRRAVRHLEKGRVVIFAGGTGNPYFTTDTAAALRAMEVKSQVILKATKVDGVYDTDPLIHKTAKKFKELSYIEVLNRGLKIMDATAISLCMDNHLPIIVFNLTRKGNIKRVVFGQKIGTVIRG, via the coding sequence GTGAAAACTTCGCCCAAGCCTTTTTTTCGACGCATCCTGCTCAAGCTCAGCGGGGAGGCCTTAATGGGGGATCAGGAGTATGGAATCAGTCCAGCCGTGGTCCAGAAGATAGCCGTTGAGGTCAAGGAATTGAACCTGCTGGGCGTGCAAGTAGCCATTGTAATCGGCGGTGGGAATATCTATCGCGGCGTGGCTGCCAGTACTGCAGGGATGGACCGGGCATCGGCCGATCACATGGGTATGCTGGCCACCGTCATCAACAGTTTGGCTTTGCAGGATGCTTTAGAAAGGGCAGGCATCTTCACACGAGTAATGTCCGCCATCGAGATGCACCAGATCGCCGAACCTTACATCCGCCGCAGGGCAGTTCGCCACCTGGAAAAAGGAAGGGTCGTGATCTTCGCCGGAGGGACAGGGAATCCCTATTTTACCACCGACACCGCCGCCGCTTTGCGCGCCATGGAAGTGAAATCTCAGGTGATTCTCAAAGCCACCAAAGTGGATGGTGTCTATGATACCGATCCCCTGATTCATAAAACGGCCAAAAAGTTCAAAGAACTCTCCTATATCGAAGTCCTGAACCGGGGCCTCAAGATCATGGACGCCACGGCGATCTCTCTATGCATGGACAATCACCTTCCCATTATTGTATTCAACCTCACCCGCAAAGGAAATATTAAGCGGGTTGTTTTCGGCCAGAAAATCGGTACGGTCATTCGGGGGTAA
- a CDS encoding phosphatidate cytidylyltransferase — protein sequence MMHLKRWISGLIMAPCLILFILFAPSWLFLLLILFLTFLGLQEYYALALPELGLSKKMVSIFLGLLLPISLYAKDSRCFLAGMAMILMLLFILALWEQKDFSLRVDQVSRHLLGLFYVPFLLAHFILMHKLEEGRLWILFTLVVVYCGDTTAFYVGRTWGRKKLAPEISPGKTVEGGAGVVGGSIAGALFFKFFFFPQLPVPHALALAAGVGIIGQLGDLFESLLKRSAQVKDSGSLIPGHGGLLDRIDSVLFAGPLVYYYAWGAGLG from the coding sequence ATGATGCATCTGAAGCGCTGGATCTCCGGCCTGATCATGGCTCCCTGCTTGATTCTATTCATCCTCTTCGCCCCCTCTTGGCTTTTTCTTTTGCTGATCCTTTTTCTGACCTTCTTGGGGCTGCAGGAATATTATGCCCTGGCCCTACCAGAACTTGGCCTTAGCAAAAAAATGGTGTCCATCTTTTTGGGCCTCCTCCTCCCGATTTCCCTTTACGCAAAAGATTCCAGATGTTTTCTTGCGGGAATGGCCATGATCCTTATGTTATTGTTCATCCTGGCCCTCTGGGAGCAAAAAGATTTTTCTCTCCGGGTCGATCAGGTGAGCAGGCATCTTCTTGGCCTTTTTTATGTACCCTTTCTCCTGGCTCACTTCATCCTGATGCATAAACTGGAGGAGGGTCGGTTATGGATCCTCTTCACCCTGGTCGTAGTTTATTGCGGTGATACGACAGCCTTTTATGTAGGCCGAACCTGGGGACGGAAAAAACTCGCGCCCGAGATCAGCCCGGGGAAAACGGTAGAGGGGGGCGCGGGAGTAGTCGGCGGGTCCATTGCCGGCGCATTGTTTTTCAAATTTTTTTTCTTTCCCCAGCTCCCGGTTCCCCATGCTTTGGCCTTGGCCGCAGGGGTGGGGATTATCGGGCAATTGGGAGACCTTTTTGAATCGTTGCTGAAACGGAGCGCCCAGGTCAAGGATTCCGGGTCTCTTATCCCCGGCCATGGCGGTCTCCTGGACCGCATTGACAGCGTGCTTTTCGCCGGTCCCTTGGTTTATTATTATGCTTGGGGGGCGGGGCTGGGATAA
- the tsf gene encoding translation elongation factor Ts, which yields MEVSASMVKDLREKTGAGMMDCKKALAEAGGNFEKAVDYLRQKGLATAAKRAGRIASEGRIGSYVHAGGKIGVMVEVNCETDFVAKTEDFQIFAKDVAMHIAASNPLYLRRENVPPEASEREREIYRVQAREAGKPEKIVEKIVEGKLEKFYSEVCLLEQPFVKAPDLTIQELLNGLIGKLGEKLEIRRFSRFQVAEGLSQE from the coding sequence GTGGAAGTATCCGCCAGTATGGTTAAAGATCTACGCGAGAAGACCGGCGCTGGAATGATGGACTGTAAAAAAGCCCTGGCCGAAGCAGGAGGCAATTTTGAGAAAGCCGTGGACTATTTGCGGCAAAAGGGCCTGGCCACTGCCGCTAAAAGAGCGGGACGAATCGCCTCGGAGGGCCGCATCGGCTCCTACGTGCACGCGGGCGGGAAAATCGGCGTAATGGTGGAGGTCAACTGCGAAACGGACTTCGTAGCCAAAACGGAAGATTTCCAGATTTTCGCCAAGGATGTCGCCATGCACATTGCGGCCAGTAACCCACTTTACCTTCGCCGGGAAAATGTACCACCGGAAGCTTCAGAGCGCGAGCGGGAAATCTATCGGGTTCAGGCCCGGGAAGCAGGCAAGCCTGAAAAGATCGTTGAAAAAATTGTCGAAGGTAAATTGGAAAAATTCTATAGCGAGGTTTGCCTTTTAGAACAGCCTTTTGTCAAGGCCCCGGACCTTACCATCCAGGAGCTCCTTAACGGTTTAATTGGTAAGTTGGGAGAAAAACTGGAAATTCGTCGCTTCAGTCGCTTCCAAGTCGCCGAGGGGTTATCCCAAGAGTGA
- the rpsB gene encoding 30S ribosomal protein S2, producing the protein MSTVTMKQLLEAGVHFGHQTKRWNPKMKDYIFGSRNGIYIIDLQKTVRLFKGAYKFVVDAVASGGNILFVGTKKQAQDSIAEEAQRANMFFVNQRWLGGTLTNFRTIKKNVERMKKLQAMKEDGTFDVLPKKEVLQLEKEKAKMEKTLGGIKDMSRIPQGIFIVDPRKERIAVHEARKLGIPIVAIVDTNCDPDEIDYIIPGNDDAIRAIRLISSKIADACLEGKQLLEAKLVAPEGAPPAGAEGATLGKPKVAAEPAPEEVEEEKPENEDEEE; encoded by the coding sequence ATGTCGACTGTCACCATGAAACAGCTTTTGGAAGCGGGGGTCCATTTTGGCCACCAGACCAAACGATGGAACCCCAAGATGAAGGATTACATCTTTGGCTCGCGCAATGGGATTTATATCATTGATTTACAGAAGACGGTGCGGCTCTTCAAGGGGGCTTACAAATTTGTAGTCGATGCTGTGGCCTCAGGCGGCAATATCCTCTTTGTAGGGACAAAAAAACAGGCCCAGGATTCTATCGCCGAGGAAGCCCAACGCGCCAACATGTTTTTCGTAAATCAGCGCTGGCTCGGAGGTACCCTGACGAATTTCCGCACCATCAAGAAAAACGTGGAACGCATGAAAAAACTGCAGGCCATGAAAGAGGACGGTACCTTTGATGTCCTGCCCAAGAAGGAAGTTCTGCAATTGGAAAAAGAAAAGGCCAAAATGGAAAAAACTCTGGGAGGAATTAAGGATATGAGCCGGATCCCCCAGGGAATTTTCATTGTGGATCCGCGCAAGGAGCGAATCGCCGTTCATGAGGCCAGAAAGTTAGGTATCCCCATCGTGGCTATCGTGGACACCAATTGTGATCCCGATGAAATTGACTACATCATCCCCGGAAACGACGACGCGATCCGGGCCATTCGCCTCATCTCTTCCAAAATCGCCGATGCCTGTCTGGAAGGCAAGCAACTCTTGGAGGCCAAATTAGTCGCGCCCGAAGGTGCCCCCCCGGCGGGGGCTGAGGGCGCCACCTTAGGAAAACCGAAAGTGGCCGCCGAACCGGCCCCGGAAGAAGTCGAGGAAGAAAAACCAGAGAACGAAGACGAAGAAGAATAG